The following nucleotide sequence is from Triticum dicoccoides isolate Atlit2015 ecotype Zavitan chromosome 7B, WEW_v2.0, whole genome shotgun sequence.
GGTGTAATTATAGTAAACAtcacgaatgatacaagtagtggacAGTAAAAATATACTTTCATAAATATGTCTGTACTTTTTCAACGCAATAATACAATGGTCAAAATATAAATTTTCCAATAACCATGCATATTTTGACCTTATTCATCACGTACTCGATATACTTCAGTTTACTTGAATTTCTTTATGAAGCTGATTATGAGCCCACTAATTTCCTCTGGCTTTTCTTCATTTATGAAATGCCCGACATCTTTCATTATCACCACGCCATCAAGTAACGGAATAAACTTCTTGAAGCCACCTTTGTTAATGAAATCTTTTGCACCTACAATATTGTATGTTAGATCTAAGTCGCCAACTATGAACTTCGTTGGTACCATTATCTCAGCTCCCGTCCATGGCGAAGTTAACTCCCATGTCCTAAACATAAAACAAATATTGTTATTAGACAGGAATATTGTGTGGTGCAGTCCAGTTACCCTAGAAAAACTTTTCTTCCATTATTTCTTTGAGAGATCTATGGTAATTACATTTCTATGATTAGATTGTGGATGATTACACCATTGGTTTATAAGACAACTTCACGTGGCATGATTGCGGacaaaatataaaaatataaaagttTTGGGAAAGTAAATGATAAAATCAATATGGCATTATTGtggacaaatttgaaaaaaaatacaaAAGTTTTATATTTTACGAGTAATAATATATTACAGGTTTTGAAGCATCTTAGCAAGGTGAACTTGCTCTTGAGACATACTTTACAAATTCATGGTAAATATTTCTTGGAACTCATTAAATAATGGGGAAACCATTTCTCACTCATTCAGTTAATTCTAAATGGAGTAAGTAGTGTTTCCAAAAATCTAAAGTTATGTATTATATATTCTATAATAATATTGGTCATATCTAAAATACAGCTTAGAATTTGGACCTAAGCATATATAGCATATTCCAAAAACTGTAGATATATTTTCTTTGAATCAAAATCTAGTCTTTTTTCTCTAGAAAATTCTTATAACTACTAGTAAGTATGCACGTGCACGCATGTATGATCGTAGGAAAGAATAATGTAGCTCAGATCTTAATTTGAGGTTAATATAGCTTTGCAGATATAGTTCTTTCCATATGAGCACCATATCTTGTATCGAACATGCACACAAAGTAGACGTCTCAACCATTTACAGACTTAAAAAAAATTATGTACAATAGTATGTTAGTCAACTTCGTCCCCCAGATTGTCAAGTAACACACACATAGGCAACAACTTCATCGGCTCTAGAGCCATATACACGAAAATGTGAAACCATGTTAAACATGAAAATGTGAAACCATGTTAAACATTGAGCATATGTAGGTGAAACCAAGTTAGACATCAAGCATACATATTTCATTTCTTCAGACACATAGGCAACAACATCATCGGCTCTCAAGACATATGCAACAAAATGTGAAACCAAGTTAGACATTTGACACCAAGATCAAGTCGGCATCAAGTTTAGTCACATATCTGAAGAACTGGTTCTATACAAATACAATATATAAGCATTGTATGCTCTGCATATGGCATGTAATCGAATCCAAAAGGACACATCGAACATGTCACTGAATTAGGTGGTTGTACAAACTTTCAGTGCTAATATCATAACACATGATAATTGCAAAATAGAGAGAGACATATCAAAAGCCAGTTATAAGTATCTACTCCttggttgagacacttattttgggatggagggagtataagataaACATGGAATGGTCAACTGGATAGAACAAAAAACTCAAAACTGTACCAAAATTAAGTGCGTAGACATGAAAAAAAAATGCTTTGCTCCAAACATGTGTGATTGAATTACATGTTCAGACTTCAGAGTAGGTTACACTTCCCAATGATTAAAACTCTAGGTCCCTACTTGGTTCCAAGGAAACAAATATGTGTACAGTTCATACTATACTAACTAATATGAGATAACAACAGTGCCGGGTTGTGGCACCATTATGCACAACAGGTACAGATGTAACCCGTCTGTATATATTTGAGGAAATTCTATATATATCTTAAGAAGCTGCAGCAACATGTACATATGTGAAAGACTGCACACCTCAACAAAAGATGATGTTTCATGGAAGCCACCAGATGAATCCCAAAACTATAAAGCTCTCGCCTTCGGTAGAAGTTTTTCATCTTCACAATAATCTTGACATCTTGCACAACCCCTTCTGAAGCACACATAAAACAATGATGTGCCAAGCACCATAGCTAAGACTTTCTCCAAGGGAAAATTGTTACAATTATATGCATATTCTGCTACCAACAAGCTTATAAACATTTTATTGACTATTGCATCTCTCAACTCAATGTCTAGAAGATGGAATTTATTAAACATTAACTTACTTTGCAGTCATTCATCGGTACAGTTGTAGGTCTTCTTTTGTACTTCTTCTGCAGTCAAGTTAGAATACTGGACTTGCAAATTTTCAGTCCAAGAAGCTTTACACATTTGAGTTTTTGTTGATTACTTTCTTGTTGTGTTGCTATGTTCCCATGGGAATAGATTAACAGTTGGAACTGGATTAATCAAAAAAACGCTTAAAAGTTAAAAGAGAACATGACAAAGGGAAGATTAACAGCTGACGTCATGGATTAACATAGTTTTTGAAGCAATGTAATATGGAAAACCATCACCTCGAATTCAGATATCAGGATTCAGAAGTAAGCAAGTATTAACAAAGGCCAGCAGCCTAACAACAGGGATTTTTTTATACAGAAAATAAAGAGGCAGAAAACATTTCTTTGCTCCATATAAAACATGAGGCATGAATGGGGAATTTGCACCTGATTCATACCTACTGCCGGACAACTTGGTCATGGGGTACTTGTTGTCTTGTCGAGGCCCTCTTTGGCACGCAGAAAATTAACCAGTCGAAGCGGATGCACTGTTTGCTGTAACTGCAAGTGGTTCCAAGACGGACAGACATGGTTAAGTACGGGCAACAAAGCAAGTATACATAGGAATCTCTACTTGTGGAACCTCAGAAGCATGGCTAGAAGAGAGTATGCGTACAGTCAGCCCAAGAATTAATTAACTTGTGTACTTCTTTAACTGCAATCTATGTGTAGTGACAATGTGCATCATCATCAGAGAGGTGAGAGGTGAGAGCTTGGGACTTTGTTCTATGACTGGAACGGTCCTTCAttcatgcagaaaacaaaagatacTACTGAGCCGACTGACTGAATAGCACATGATTCAAAACTCAAAAAGGTATAATTTTGACTATATAACAAGAAATCTCATCCATCAGGTTACAACCTTACCCGCCATGAAGCCTCATCAGTGTTGGGGGCCTGGGGTCACAAGCCGCTGAAGGAGGCCAATCTTCTCCAAGACCTCCGACGTGTAGGCGTGGCCGGACAACATGGTCAGAATATACTTGTCGAGGGGCACGCAGAAAACAGATCAGTCCAAACAGAGGCGGGCGATGCACTTGAGTCCCCAAATCAACAATTTAAGAGAAGAGGAAATTCTCAGACCTCACCTCGAGCGCGTGTTGGTGACGTCGACCCACCAATCCATCTCCACGGAGGAAGACGGCCTGGACCCCGGCGCTCTTCTCCCACTGTGCCCCGACCCGCTCACCTTACCCCCACGGCCATGCACGCCGCCGCTGAGTCCCCTTGCAGTCGTGCCGTCCGCACTGCACCACGGTAACCACCGCAGACGACCTCTCCCTTCGGTGCCGCACGGCCTCCCTTCACCCGCCTAAGCCCCCCTCCCCCTGCTGCCTCCTTCTGACCAGAACcgccacctgcacctgcttcgtgcGCTGCTCGTCCGGCGTTGCCCTGCAGCCGCGGCGTCTCATGCATTGCCGGCCGGTACACGCGGCGTACCCTGGCGGCACTGTGGTTGCACTCCGACGGTGTCccctgatggtgcggtggcggcggcggcccaaTCGGGGACGGGGATGAAGGAGGGACGCGGGGAGGCGTGTGGCgggtggcgggcggcgggcggtgATGGAGAAGGCAAAGGAGAGGAGTTGTTGATCCTCGTCTCCCCGTCGCCATAGCCAAGTTGAGGCCGGTGGGGAGATGGGATCGGGAGCGAGAAGGGTGGGGTGAGGAACGTGTGAACGTGTGCGCGTGGGTCgttgtttctattttttttttgACGGTGTGGGTCGAGTGGCAGCATGGGTAATTAATTAAGCGTGGCTAAAACATGTTTTGCTGCTAAACATTGGAGCAACCTAGAGCGTAGGATTCGATGCTCTGAACGGTGTAGATGTTTTGGttctccgccctctcgtgtttttataggggtagtagataaAAAATATTATTTTAGAAATTATTTTATTACAATTTGAATCAAGTTTTAGGTTTGGGTCTTCATATTTAACTTATAGTAATAGTTAAAGCACACTTATCCATAAGGGCAAAAAAGCTCAAGATGAAAATAGTCCAAAGTAAGCAACTTACATGAAACTTATATGTATATATTTACAATTTTTAGAATTACATGAAACATTATTTTAAATAATAATatttctttttttgcgggaaatgaataataatatttcGCTCAAACTGAATACATGCATATAACCTAAAAACACATGAATAGATGATTTTTTTTCTGAATCATTAAAATATTTGAATAATTCGTGAAAATATTATAATTAATATATATTATTTAAAAATTATATTATTTTATTTATATAAACATATTTATATTACCATGCATATTTATATAATTCAATTAATATTATTTAAATAAGAAAATTTAATAGAATTATATGAACATTATTTTAAATAACGGTATTTTATAAAGTGCATGAaatttatttttaataattcatTTACTTTTATTTACATTATTTATAATTTACATAATACATCATAATTCTATTTATATGTATTTTTGAGGAACAATACAACATAATCCTAAGAAACGAAAAAAAATAACATTTGAAAAATGGGCTGCGAGACAGTCGCCCATTAAAGCCTTGTGTGCGCACTCGCCTATAGTTCATTGAAGATAGCTATCCAATTTCGACATCAAATTGCGTGTGGTTAGTTGGCTAGTCTGGTTGCCCTGTAATGTatcctgacgggtggggcccaatgGTTAGTGTTGTTTCATTTTTAGGGAAATTTTTTTAGGAGTTTTTTGTGAGAAAAATAAAAATTCCAGAGCATTTTTGCAAAAaaggggcacacgccctcgtccccgCCTCCCAGTCACTGTCACTGAGGTGTGGGCCCTGTGTCATGCTGGCTCGCCACATCAACACCTTGTACGTATACAAGCGTGATTAGCATCGTAGATGCACGTCCAAACCAAGTTCTGTCACCGGTTCAATGTATGCTACAAATTTCAGCATCAAACTAACTTTTCTCGCCAAGTTTAGACACCTGTGTTGTAATTGACTCAATCTTAATCGTAACACTTTGGCAGCACCACATGGTCTATGTTAATTTGTCTATTGTTACTGCTTGAATTCAGAAATATATATGCATCGCACAAACATAGATAATTTAATATTTTTAAATCTATGGAACCTGTTTTTCAATTTGTGAACATTAttaaaaattcatgaatatttttcatatTCGTGAACAATTTTTAAAGCTACGAACATTGTTTAAATTCACGACATTCTTTAcaatttctgaacattttttaaaaattgtaAGAAAAGAATCCGTTATTTTTCAAAAATACTACAAGTCTTTTAATAAAAAAACCCAAATGAGATaacaaaattggttgaaaaattgaGCAGAAAAATATTTTGTCAGCGCAATACGCACAAAGCGCTATATCGATCCTGACCCCATGTGTTTGCTtgcgatcctaatttttttttaaatACTGGAAAGTATTTTATtagaaaaacgagcaaaaaaattcTTCTCAAAAACTTATCGAGGAAAACCTGCCAACGCAATACGCACATAGCGCTGCAAGTGCAAACCCCTATTGCGCGTTTCCTTGCTATCACTCGTGTTAACCCAAGATAGAAGCTCTCAAACTGGGTTATTATAGTCGGTTAATTCAGTTCAGTTTTATTTGTGTTAGGTTGCGCTTTAATTATGCTAGACATGGTGATGTTTTTCTTAGTTGGCACCGTCTTGGCTTGTGGTTCTATGCAATATTTATTTTTAGGAGGAAGGTAGAATAGTTCGGTGTTTAGCTATAGTTCTGTTGCACATTTTAGTCTCGATAAGGAACATGGTGATCAGGTGAGCTCCTTTGTTCCCCACAAAACAAATCGACCACAAGCAAACAACACAGTTGCCGCCTTAAGCACCCGATATAGACTAGCTTGCAAAGCGCACACCCCGTCCCTTCCTACAAttcttaatgggccggcccatcgaaGCGCACGAGGGTAACACACCAAGTGGAGCAGGATCACCTAAAAAAACCAAGTGGAGCGAGTGTAGTTATATTAAACATCACAAATGATACAAGTAGTGGAGAGTAAAAAAATATACTTTCATAAATATGTCCGTACTTTTTCAACACAATAATACAGTGGTCAAAATATAAATTTTCCAATAACCATGCACATTTTGGCCTTATTCATTATAATTCGATACACTTCAGTTTAGTTGAATTTCTTTATAAAGCTGATTATGAGCGCACTAATTTCGTCAGGCTTTTCTTCATTTATGAAATGCCCACATCTTTCATTATCACCACGCCATCTAGTAATGGAACAAACTTCTTGAGGCCACCTTTGTTAATGAAATCTTTTGCGCCTGCAATATTGTATGTTAGATCTAAGTCGCCAACTATAAACTTCGTTGGCACCATTATCTCAGCTCCCGTCCATGGGGAAGTTAACTCCCATGTCCTAAACATGGAAAAAATATTGTTGTTAGACAAGAATAATGTGTGGTGCGGTCCAGTTACCCTAGAAAAACTTTTTTCCATCATTTCTTTGAGAGATTTATTGTAATTACATTTCTACGATTGGATTGCGGATGATGTACACCATTGGTTTATAAGACAACTTCAGGTGGCATGATTGCGGacaaaatataaaaatataaaagttTTGGGCAAGTAAATGATAAAATCAATATGGCACTATTGtggacaaatttgaaaaaaatacaaAAGTTTTGGACAGGTAAATGACAAAATCAATATGTTATGAGTAATTATATATTACAGGTGCAACATCTTAGCAAGGTGAACTTGCTCTTGAGACATACTTTACAAATTCATGGTAAAATTTCCTGGAACTCCATTAAATTTGGGGAAACCATTACTCACTCATTCAGTTAATTATAAATGGAGTAACCAGCGTTTCCAAAAATCCGAATTTATGTATATTATATATTTTATAATAATTGATCATATCTAAAATACAGTGTAGAATTTGGACCTAAACATATATAGAGTATTCCAAAATTGTAGATATCCTTGCTTTGAATCAAAATCTAGTCTCTTTTTCTCTAGAAAATTCCCATAACTTTCTAGAAAATATTTTGTTAAGCTTTGGATCAAATTTCAAGTTTAGGTCTTCATATTTAGGTTATGCTAATAGTTAAGCGCGCTTATCCATAAGGTAAAAAAAACTCAAGATGAAAATAGTCTAAAGTAAGCAACTTAATAATTACTTATTCAGGGCACGATAGTAGTTCAATCCCCCGATGAAACCAGACTTATCAAACTGGGTCGTGTAGTACTTGACGTCCTCCTCTGTGAACCAGCTTGGCAAGGGCACCTCATCATCTGGTGAGCCCCACCCGCTCTTGGGGATGAACAGCGGGCCAGCAGTTCGATCAACGAAAAACTTTCTTAGCACCAACTCCGTACCGAGGCGTTTGAATTCTGCTTCCATTGCCCCAGGCTCCTACAATTAAATTAGCACAAGATCGGTCATGTTGATTCCGCGTGCAACTCCAGACACAATGTATGAATTGAAAAGGGCAATGGCTTAAGTTATGGGCAGCAGATGATCAAGAGTTTTGCTTTGCATGGTAGTATCTACGTAGTACCTGGAAGCTGCAGATGTAGAAGTCGTCGCCGTAGAGAGCCCTGAAGCCGTCGACGGACTTCACCGCCGGGTCCCGGGGGGTGAAGGGGACGCTCAAGGCGACTAGCGCCTTCACCCTGTCAGGCCGGAACTGGCACAGGCTCCAGGCTATTATGGCGCCCCAGTCGTGCGCCACCACGAAGACCCGCTCCTGGCCGAGGGAGTCGATCAGCGCGACAAGGTCACCGACGATATGAAGCGCGGTGTACTGGTCCGGGCCGCCGGAGGGCGCCTCGGAGTCGCCGTAGCCGGGCATGTCGGGCGCCACGGCGCGGTAACCCGCCGCGGCCAGCGCGGGCATCTGGTGCCGCCAGGTGTACCATAGCTCCGGGAACCCGTGCAGCAGCAGCACCACAGGCGCGCCCGCCGGGCCGGCCTCCGCGACGTGCAGGCGCACCCTGTTGACCTCGATGCTGCGGTGCGTGATGACGCCGTCGGAAGCCATGTCTGGTTAGGGCGCAGTGAGAACTGACAACTGACGATGGAAGTAAGCAGCGGCGTCGAGGCAAAGCTCGTTGAGGCAGGCAGGCTTTGATGGTGGATGTTGCTAGACTCGCCGGGCCGGAACGCACTATATATAAGGAGTGTGGGTGGATCGCAGGGGTTGCGTGTTCTGCAGGCGCATGCATGGTTAGGAGTGCAAGAGTATTGCACGACATCTCCATCTCGCCTCGTTCTTTCCGCCCCCTGCTTCTTCTGAAGGCATTTCTAACTGATCCCATAAAACCGGTTAGAGAAATAAAAATGAGGACTCCTAGGCGCCAATCGACCGATCTAAATTTGGGCCGGTCGCCATGCTAGCTTCGGATACAGCCCCCTTAACCATCTAGATTAAATGCTAATTGCCTTGAAAAAAGTCAAACATGCTGCAAAACAGGGTTGTATACGACGCTCTTCAGTTATGAACACTCGCCGTCATAGTATAAGCCGAAGCTCTTCAGACGCCAGCGAcgtagcggcgcgcgccggattggattgGAACGCCTGTGCTTgtataagggggctaggtctgctttcggccgcactcgcaacgtgcaggagtgcaacggacgatgggcccaagacccctgcgcgcttaggatgtagaccgccgtgctggcctctctgttgggtctaggtagggctgcgacgtgctgATCCTCCGAGGCCGGGTATGACCTAGGAAGTGtgcccggccagagtgatcgagcatgttgggcaatgtggtgcacccctgcatggaagattgatctattcgaatagccgtgtcacggtaataggacgacttggagttgtacttcGACctctgacaactagaaccggatacttaataaaacacaccctttacaAGTTCCAGATACGAACCGGTGATCGTtcttccatagggcgacgaggagaggatcgccgggtaggattatgctatgtgatgtcaCCTGTTACTATACttgctactctctcctacatgcttcaAGATGAAGGCTGCCAGaatcgtagtcttcgataggactagcttctcccccacttattctagcattctgtagtttagtccacagatactacccctttgttgatacgaatgcatatgtagtatagatctgatgtaagttttGCGAGTATTTTGGATGGGTACTCAACGGTTGCTTTGCTATCCATTTTCCCCTCTATAACCGGTTGCTGTgatcagatgttggagcccaggagccagacgctaccgtcgacgactgctactaccccgagggtgcctactactacatgctggCCACCAAAGGttgggagtagttaggaggatcctaggcaggaggcctacgcctctttgatctgttgtgctagccatcttatggcaccttgtttaacttatgtctgtactcagatattgttgcttccgctgactcttttatGTTCGAGCacatgtatttgagccctcgaggctgctggcttgtaatatgatgcttgtatgacttatttgtgttgtgatatcttcccgtgagtttctggtcttgatcgtacatgtttgcgtgtatgattaatgtACGATTGAATCAGAGGCATCACAGAGTAGGGCCGACAGTCCTTGATGTTGCACGAccttgggcagcggggcggcgaGGTCCTTGACGCTGCTGGTGCCCTCCCGCCTAACACCCCAACCCAAAGGACGGCGGCGATGAGAAGACCGGCGACGTTCGGCGTGCTCACTCGCCGCGCTGGCACGCATAGTAGGTGTTCGACATAATGTATGAGCCAAAAGTAACTTTTACTCCGTTATTAGGGGATTGGCTAGGTCCGACCAAAACTTAGTTGAGTAAATTTACTCCACTAAGGGTTTACTCCACCGGATACTTCACTATTTATTGGGGAGCGGTTAGAAATGCCCTTACACCCTTTCCTATACATGGTGCATGGGAAAACGATCGAGTTCGAACCAAGTCTTCCTAGACTGGGAGTATAATTGGCGTgtgcacgatgtttctcttccccctTCTTGCTATGTCATTTTTTTCGGTTTTGCTAAATCTCATGTGCCTAAAAATTTTCTTGCCGCCAGTAGATTTCTGCTATGCATGAGGCCGAAGGTGGGGGTGACATGTGGAGCGGCAGTGACGAGTGTCAACCATGCCAAGGCTGAGTTAGGACCTCGCGAGAGCCAGGGATGACGCTGCGAGCGACGGCGAGCTACGACGTCCCAAGTGGAGTTGAGGAAGAAACTTAACCAGGAGGTCAACGTGCGGTGGTCGCCGGGTTCCTGCATAGTTGGGGAGGGGGGGGGTAGAGGGATGGCCGAGGCGGTGGCCAGCAACGACGGTGGGGGGGGTTGAGGGGAGGGCGGAGCAGTGAGCCGTTGCGTGGTAACGCCCACCGGATGCGGGTGATGGAGGCCGGCAGTTGCAGCGGGGTAGGCTGGAGGCGTGCGTGAGGAGGAAGAGACAGGGAGGTGCCTACGACCGACAAAAACATGCCTTAAAGTTTTATCTATGAAACTTGATATGAGCGAGCGAGAAAATTGCAAGTTTCAGATGAAAAATCGTTAGTTTCACCGATTAGAACTTAAAACTTACTATGTCCTCGTAACTACTTCGTGAATCGCAATACAATCTAGCGGCCGGACAAGGCTTGAGAAATGTGTGCTCCTACTAATTTCTGAGGTTGAAGATGAACAATGTGATTTGGTTTGGGCCATTTGATCAAGATCTAGCGACTTATGAGAAAAGTGACCGATGACTAACATTTTCAAGTACCTAACGTACAGGGAGTTCCTTTTCATTTATGCTATGTCATTTCTTGCGTAATAAAGTTAGCAGTTCTTTCCCTCGCATCCTCCTATGTACACCTCACAATAAAAGTCTTGGTTTGCACAATTAATCAGTAGATATTTGATAGTGATGTTTCCACAGGGATATGCAAGGAGCACGTCCTTGCTTTCAATGATCCAGTTCAATCCTTTAATGGAACACGTGAACGAATCGCCGGCCAATTATGGATGGAACGTTTGTCAGCTATCCGCCACCTGCACCACGCGTACATATGTTCCGTTTGCACCTGCACTTGTGTAGGAGGGCAATCGCTGAATTTGTT
It contains:
- the LOC119337009 gene encoding epoxide hydrolase A-like, translating into MASDGVITHRSIEVNRVRLHVAEAGPAGAPVVLLLHGFPELWYTWRHQMPALAAAGYRAVAPDMPGYGDSEAPSGGPDQYTALHIVGDLVALIDSLGQERVFVVAHDWGAIIAWSLCQFRPDRVKALVALSVPFTPRDPAVKSVDGFRALYGDDFYICSFQEPGAMEAEFKRLGTELVLRKFFVDRTAGPLFIPKSGWGSPDDEVPLPSWFTEEDVKYYTTQFDKSGFIGGLNYYRALNKTWELTSPWTGAEIMVPTKFIVGDLDLTYNIAGAKDFINKGGLKKFVPLLDGVVIMKDVGIS